A genomic segment from Alteribacillus bidgolensis encodes:
- a CDS encoding DEAD/DEAH box helicase, with protein sequence MTLFTELQMDEQILQAVNNMGFEEATPIQAEVIPKVKKGLDIIGQAQTGTGKTAAFGIPLIEQMDQEAHPQGLVLAPTRELAIQVSEELNRLGRFKGVQALAIYGGQEISRQIKALKRHPQIIVATPGRFMDHMRRRTIRPKYMKMVVLDEADEMLSMGFVEDIETILSEIPEERQTLLFSATMPKRLQSVTTKFMDNPEVVKVKSKGLTVSNIEQRFIEVPEKQKFDTLCHLLDITPPELAIVFGRTKRRVDELSEALTRRGYAAEGIHGDLKQSQRDKVLRKFKQGTIDILVATDVAARGLDVSGVTHVYNFDLPQDPESYVHRIGRTGRAGKEGIAYSFSTPKEISHLKFIEETTKKKMIRQDIPTYAEAMHGRYQQVVNKLLETVKNEDTEDLESTAKTLLSGHDPVTLVAAALKMNTNEPDNVEIKLTEEASLRPKKERGNRKKGFKKNHRGKKKPYKQSRSRNDGSSRKRKKTV encoded by the coding sequence TTGACATTGTTTACAGAATTACAGATGGATGAACAGATTTTGCAAGCCGTAAATAATATGGGATTTGAGGAAGCTACTCCAATTCAGGCAGAGGTTATTCCAAAGGTAAAAAAAGGGCTGGATATTATTGGGCAGGCCCAAACCGGAACCGGGAAAACAGCAGCTTTTGGAATTCCTTTGATTGAGCAGATGGACCAAGAAGCACATCCTCAAGGGCTGGTCCTTGCTCCGACACGCGAACTTGCGATTCAAGTGTCAGAAGAGTTAAATCGTCTTGGCCGTTTTAAAGGTGTGCAGGCGCTTGCTATTTATGGCGGCCAGGAAATAAGCCGGCAAATTAAAGCATTAAAACGCCACCCGCAAATTATTGTAGCGACACCTGGACGATTTATGGATCATATGAGAAGAAGAACCATTCGCCCAAAATATATGAAAATGGTAGTTCTTGATGAAGCAGATGAAATGCTTAGTATGGGCTTTGTGGAAGATATCGAAACGATTTTAAGTGAAATTCCTGAAGAAAGGCAGACATTATTATTTTCTGCTACCATGCCAAAACGGCTTCAATCTGTAACAACGAAGTTTATGGACAATCCTGAAGTAGTTAAAGTTAAAAGTAAAGGCCTGACCGTATCGAATATTGAGCAGCGGTTCATTGAAGTTCCCGAAAAACAAAAGTTTGATACGCTGTGCCATTTACTAGACATTACTCCGCCTGAGCTTGCCATCGTCTTTGGACGTACAAAGCGCCGGGTAGATGAACTATCTGAAGCCTTAACGCGCAGAGGATATGCAGCAGAAGGTATACATGGGGATCTTAAACAATCTCAGCGAGACAAAGTGCTTCGCAAGTTTAAACAAGGCACGATTGACATTTTAGTTGCAACTGATGTTGCCGCTCGGGGGCTTGATGTCAGCGGTGTTACCCATGTCTACAACTTTGACTTGCCGCAGGACCCTGAAAGTTATGTGCACCGAATTGGAAGAACCGGCCGGGCAGGTAAAGAAGGCATTGCCTATAGTTTTTCAACCCCTAAAGAAATCAGTCATTTAAAATTTATTGAAGAAACGACGAAAAAGAAAATGATCCGCCAGGACATTCCTACGTATGCTGAAGCAATGCATGGACGTTACCAGCAGGTTGTTAATAAACTGTTAGAAACAGTTAAAAATGAAGATACGGAAGACTTAGAGAGCACAGCAAAAACATTGCTAAGCGGCCATGATCCTGTCACACTGGTGGCCGCTGCTTTGAAAATGAACACGAACGAACCTGACAATGTAGAAATCAAATTGACAGAGGAAGCATCACTGCGGCCTAAGAAAGAACGAGGCAATCGAAAAAAAGGATTTAAGAAAAACCATCGTGGAAAGAAAAAGCCGTACAAACAATCACGTTCTCGCAACGACGGATCTTCAAGAAAAAGAAAGAAAACCGTTTAA
- a CDS encoding ABC-F family ATP-binding cassette domain-containing protein — MSLLRAEQIYKTYGDKELFNHISFVIEDHDRIGLIGVNGTGKSTLLKILANEDSAERGKLFHSNDMHIEYLPQAPELDEDLTVLDQIYYGDSAIMRTMRSYEKTLRELEQNPENRKLQEKLLQAQQQMDENEAWAANTSAKQVLTRLGITGFSKKVKELSGGQKKRTAIAKALIQPADLLILDEPTNHLDNESIEWLESYLSSYHGALMVVTHDRYFLNRVTNRIYELDQGHLYTYEGNYELFLEKKAEREAIEEQNETKRKNILRSELEWLRRGPKARGTKQKARVQRVENLKEQKGPAKKHDVDFAIGSARLGKKVLEAENLSKSCDGKNLFSSFSYLVTPRERLGIIGPNGSGKTTLLNILAGKTEADKGHIEIGSTVRIGYYSQEHEDLNENKRVIEYIRDIAEVVQTVNGQEITAEQMLERFLFARPMQWNYIHRLSGGERRRLYLLGVLMKEPNVLFLDEPTNDLDTQTLSVLENYLEHFPGVVITVSHDRYFLDRVVESLLVFTSNDKVERFQGNYSQYLETIKQKQPPKAKTENQTTKQKPQRSRKKLSYKEQQEWNGLEDRIAELEEKKAETETQIAQAGSDFEKVQELMEEQNLVEEQLDEAMERWTELSLLIEEIHAEN; from the coding sequence GTGAGTTTATTGAGGGCAGAACAAATATATAAAACGTATGGAGATAAAGAATTATTTAATCATATATCTTTTGTCATTGAAGATCATGACAGGATTGGATTAATTGGTGTAAATGGGACAGGAAAATCGACACTATTAAAAATACTGGCTAATGAAGACAGTGCAGAAAGAGGAAAATTGTTTCACTCCAATGATATGCATATAGAATACCTTCCGCAAGCACCAGAGTTAGATGAAGATCTTACTGTCTTAGATCAAATTTATTATGGTGATTCAGCTATTATGAGAACGATGCGCAGCTATGAAAAAACACTCAGAGAACTCGAGCAAAACCCTGAGAACAGGAAACTTCAAGAAAAATTGCTTCAAGCACAACAGCAAATGGATGAAAATGAAGCATGGGCAGCTAATACATCTGCAAAACAAGTACTTACACGTCTTGGAATTACTGGTTTCTCTAAAAAAGTAAAGGAGCTTTCAGGAGGGCAAAAAAAGCGTACTGCTATAGCGAAAGCTCTTATTCAGCCAGCTGATTTGCTCATTCTTGATGAACCTACAAACCACCTTGATAATGAATCGATTGAATGGCTAGAAAGTTACTTATCCTCCTATCATGGAGCACTAATGGTTGTCACTCATGATAGGTATTTTTTAAACAGAGTGACCAATCGTATTTATGAATTAGATCAAGGTCATTTATACACGTATGAAGGAAATTATGAACTGTTTTTAGAAAAGAAAGCGGAGCGGGAAGCAATAGAAGAACAAAATGAAACAAAAAGAAAAAATATTTTACGCTCAGAACTTGAGTGGCTTAGAAGGGGGCCAAAAGCAAGAGGGACAAAACAAAAAGCTCGGGTGCAGCGCGTAGAGAATTTAAAAGAACAAAAAGGTCCTGCCAAAAAACACGATGTTGATTTTGCTATCGGTTCTGCACGGTTGGGGAAAAAGGTATTAGAAGCAGAGAATCTGTCTAAATCCTGTGACGGCAAGAACCTTTTTTCTTCTTTTTCCTATTTGGTTACTCCAAGGGAAAGACTAGGTATTATAGGTCCTAATGGAAGCGGTAAAACCACTTTATTAAATATATTGGCGGGTAAAACGGAAGCAGATAAGGGGCATATTGAAATTGGCTCTACTGTGCGTATTGGTTATTATTCTCAAGAACATGAGGATTTAAATGAAAATAAGCGAGTTATAGAATATATTAGAGATATAGCAGAAGTGGTTCAAACAGTAAATGGTCAAGAAATAACGGCAGAACAGATGTTAGAACGTTTTTTGTTTGCTCGTCCTATGCAATGGAATTACATTCACCGTTTATCAGGGGGAGAACGACGCAGGTTGTATTTACTTGGTGTGCTTATGAAAGAACCTAATGTGTTATTTTTAGATGAGCCAACAAATGATCTTGATACTCAAACGTTAAGTGTTTTAGAAAATTATCTAGAACATTTTCCTGGAGTTGTGATTACGGTTTCCCACGACCGTTACTTTTTGGATCGTGTCGTTGAGTCCCTGCTGGTATTTACTTCAAACGATAAGGTAGAGCGTTTTCAAGGGAATTATTCTCAGTATTTAGAAACAATAAAACAAAAGCAACCCCCAAAGGCGAAAACAGAAAATCAAACAACAAAACAGAAACCGCAGCGTTCGCGCAAGAAGCTCTCCTACAAAGAACAACAGGAATGGAATGGTTTGGAAGACCGAATTGCTGAATTAGAAGAGAAGAAAGCAGAAACAGAAACTCAAATTGCACAAGCTGGAAGTGATTTTGAGAAAGTTCAGGAGTTAATGGAAGAACAAAATTTAGTAGAAGAACAGTTAGACGAAGCTATGGAAAGATGGACAGAATTATCTTTGCTAATTGAAGAAATACATGCTGAGAATTAG